A region from the Arthrobacter roseus genome encodes:
- a CDS encoding ChaB family protein yields the protein MPKTTKSGKVKESELPSTLKRSDTLAQETYAKAHDSAAEEYDGDDERTNRVAYSALKHTHEKVGDHWEPKDENGPSDPQAKGGKNTSRDTAGGVDQNASKEHLYELAKKLDISRRSDMTKSELIKALQKANDKKTAEARE from the coding sequence ATGCCGAAGACAACGAAGAGCGGCAAAGTCAAGGAATCAGAGCTGCCGAGCACGTTGAAACGCTCGGACACGTTGGCTCAGGAAACGTACGCCAAGGCGCATGATTCCGCGGCGGAAGAGTACGACGGCGACGATGAGAGAACGAACCGGGTTGCCTACAGCGCGCTCAAGCACACGCACGAGAAGGTTGGCGACCATTGGGAACCGAAGGATGAAAATGGGCCTTCGGATCCGCAGGCGAAGGGCGGAAAGAACACCTCTCGTGATACCGCCGGCGGCGTAGACCAGAACGCGTCCAAAGAGCATCTTTACGAACTCGCGAAGAAACTCGATATCTCCAGGCGTTCGGATATGACGAAAAGCGAACTGATCAAGGCTCTACAGAAGGCCAACGACAAGAAGACCGCTGAAGCGAGAGAGTAA